Below is a window of Electrophorus electricus isolate fEleEle1 chromosome 1, fEleEle1.pri, whole genome shotgun sequence DNA.
GGAGTACCTGGAACTGGGTGTGGATTTGCCTGACGCTGGCTGGGGCGTGCTCTTCCCCGAGGGGCTCTGAGAACTCGGCTCCATCTTCAACCTCTTTGCAGCTGGAGCCTCTGAGCTGGATGCAGCAGCCTGGCGCTTGCCtgaagcagcacagcacaaGCACAGAAGAGGGACCATGGAAGTCacacaagaagaagaaacaacCAATAGGAGGAAAATTAACTGACCAAAAGCAACCTGGCAAAAATGCCATTGGCCGTGTTGAAACCATGTAAATTTTCACGCATGTACCTTGCTCCAGTTTGCTGGCAGCAGCGCGCAAGGTGTTGGATGTGGCGGCGTTGTCGATGGAGGGCGTTCCGGGGCGGCTGCCTGCCCTGGAACTCCCGCCAGAGCCTCGGCCGCCTCGCTTAGGAGGGGTGCGCTTCTTCTGCATGAGGTGGCGGAGGATAAAGCACACACCTATGTTTCTAATActccccctcatacacacatcccACTAGTCcaaacccctacacacacacgcccttaCTGCCATGAAAAGTGCAGAGGCTGTCTCTCCTTCAATGTCGCTGTCGTCAGAGCTCTCAGACTCTCCACTGCTATCTGCAAGACATTAGCAAATCTCATCTTTCTACCCACTGCACAGCAAtgaggaaaaagcaaaaaaaccatGACCTACGCACTGATGCTCCAAGCACGTTTCACCATGAATGGCCATTTTTCAGCTGACCTACTATGGCTCGACAAAAAGCAATGGCATGCAGACAGCCAGGAGTCAAGAAAGGGGCCATTAcacacctttctttttttttttttccatctgtacAGGTGTCTTCTTcccatcatcatcttcctcctcctctttgccATCTTCCTCATTCTTGTTTTCTTCCTCGCTTTCTTCCTCACTCTCCGACGCCTCGTCGATGCCTGAAAGTTGGACAGTGCTTTGCTGATCACCGTCTGCACAGTCAGAGTAACGGGGTGCATCCAGAAACAAGGGTCAAGGTTGAACAGACTTCTTGATTTCTGACCTTTAGGGACGTCATCTCCTTTGTTGGGCTTGGCCTTctctggttcctcctcctcagAACTGGAACCAATTCAAAATCAGGTTAAAGAGGATCAGGTTAAAAGATAGCAATCCAGATTAAAGAAATTTGATAAGAAACTCTGGGTTGGCACATGGCCAATTCACCAGCAATGGTATACTTTAGTGGAGTGGTACAAGAGGCGGAGGCAAGCGGTAAACTGGGTCTTAGAGCCCAGCTAGTGAAGCGATGGaaatataccaaaaaaaaaagttccagtCAGCCAGCGTGAACATGTTATTTCCTTGCTAGCACCTTTGGGCTGTTCATTTTCAGCACAATTGCACCAAGAGTCTTCTACTTTTCTATGATTCATAACATATCCAGGAGCTTGTATGAGTAGCCAGGGTTCTGCTGTTACCTGCTCTCGTCAGACATATAGTCCACTTCCAGACCCTCGAAGTCACCATCGTCACTGTCCTCCACACCCTCCTGCTCACttcccttcctctttttcttctttttacctTTCCCTTTGGTGCTGCTCTCCTTCTTACTCTTTGATTTCCCCTCCCCATCTGCAAACAGTGAGGGGACAACGCCTCCGAGATTAGCTGACCTCCACAACTGCCACCCACCGAATCCCTCGACCCAAGAAGGTAACAGCTGCCGTGCTCACCCTCCCCTGCGCTGCTTTCACTCTCGTCACTGCTCATCTCCAGATCGTCATCCAAGTCGTGGATGCGCAGGTCGccccctctgcctcctcctttctttttcttcttcttcttgcctcccttctcaccctcctcctcctcgtcctcgcCATGCTCCTGCTCCCTCAACCGCCGCTGCAACATGATGCTGAAGTGGTTCACCACTTTGTTCCTCCTAGACGCCAGAAGAGGACAGGACAGAAGAGGCAATGggaaattttaaaacaatgttaataaCATATGGTTATAGCTGCTGATGGCATGAATTTCGGACAGGAGTGTACTCGACTGCTGGATACTCACCTGCCCCActcttcctcagcctcctcGGCTGTAAGGGTGCGGTGCTTGGCCAGCGGGGTGAAGTTGTACCAGCCATGCACGGGGAATGCCTCGAAGGCCCCATCGGCGCACTGTGTGAAGATGTAGTAGGAGGCATTCTCTGTCACGCCTCCCTTCTTTTGGCCCTTAAACCTGATGacaagtgtgtgtattactACCAGATTCCTACTGCTTGAGTATTATTACCAGAGTACTACTGctattgtttattgttcttgCGTGATTGCAGGGTACCTTCTTCCTGCCTTGCCATTCACTTTTAGGATCCAAGGCTGGTCCTCGACCTTGAACTCACGGGTAATGATGCCAAACTTTTTCCTGCGTGCCTCCTCCCGCTGCTTCTTGCCAAACTCACTGCCAGCAGCACCCTCCGGGGTCTCCTCCTCCCCGTACATCCGACGGTTGCTCAGGTCTCGCTCCATGCGCGCCTTTTCAGGACAAAGTGTTTCAACCATAAGCATTGTAGGGAAAGAGGGGAAAAAGCAAGTAAGAGctatatgggggggggggggaatcaacCACATTGGAATGTGAGGTGTGAGAGACTGAAGAAACAGCTCACTCAGGAACAAAAGCAGTTTATACCACCTTTCAACCATGTCTGGTTACCTGAGACCATGTGGAGCAATTGACTTTGTCACCAGCATTAAAAGCCATGATGTTGTATCTCTTACAGGTATTTCTGTTCAGCACagagaaaaaagtgtgtgtcaGAACTACTCATGCACTGAATACAAACtctacattttcacattatGCATATAGTggctcttttaaaaaaaaaaaaattcttaattCACATGATGGACAaatcacaaattaaaaaaaaaatctaaatctatgCAGTTATATCCATTAATTTAAATAGATATATTCTTACAATACATTTGAAGATTACAAAGTGAGTAAGTGCAGTTTACTGTCaaaaagaaatatagaaatagaGTCAAAATctctagagaaacaggatgttttggacagtggtccttcattagctgtgcattTTACTTGCATTTTcctctgaaacatcctgtttctctggaaaccttatgTATGTTTTACTCCACCCAAAATACAACAACCATGGGCAGTATGCCAGCCGGAAGGAGGGATGAAAGAGCCTACAATGTGGACGATCCACTGTCCAGGGTGAGACGATACAGCCAGGAGTATTTCCAAGCAAGTGTTCCCAAATTATGAACTGATGAGGGAGTGTCTCATTCAGATGGAGAATGTGGTCACCATGGAGGCAGAAGAGGCATCATGACAGGATACGCCGCTCCAAGAAATGTACCACCAGATAGCAGAGGTGGCTGGCATAagacaatcctaccaatggctgcaAAATGCAAGACTGAAGGATAACACAGAGGCAcaaatcatggcagcacaatcAAGCAGTAGGTCAATCGAAATATGGTGCATCACACCAGAGACAACCtgagatgcaggctgtgcaaaggagcctctgagaTGATGCAGTACCTAGAAGCTGGATGCAAGATGCAGGCAGGGGAAACATACACTGAGAGACAACCCAGTGGTTGGGATCATATAACAGGAACATAGGCAAGTCATATGAACAGGACACCCCCCCGTCCAAATGGGTGGAACCACAGAGAACAACAAGGATAAGATCCTGTGGgtcctccagatccagacagaagTATTGTCTAACCAATCAGACAGTAAGCAATATGcataaaacagcagtggtaatagtcgtggcaatcccaagtgatagaaacatccaaaggaaggaatatgaaaacCTGGACAAATACCAggaactgaaaaaacaaacagataaaatgCAGAAGATTAACTTGGGGCTGTGACATCAAGTTGGAGGAATGGCTCCATCAAATCCCAGGAATAACAGAAATCTCAGTCCAGGAGAGCACAATCCTAGGAACATTGCAGCACACCCTCAACCTCCCAGGCCTTTGGTATAAGcttgaaaaaaatgtgattaaaataaaagctacaaccacccactggaagggtgagactagggaaaaaacaaatacatttcactctgtgtatatattttttgttatattatatatacacacacacaaacacatacatatataaacactataCACCAATAGGTGACACAATACTTTTGATTATGATCCGTCTCTGTGCTTTTATATCTTTTATATCTGCCCATCTGCCTATTAATGTCCATTTATTCCAAGAATCCACATTGCAAGTCAGGTTTAAATACGGTCTTATAGATATACTTACTTGGGAACTCTGACAATATACTCTGTTGAGGAGGAACTGCTTGTCCCCTAGGACACAAATGAACATGACAATTAgagattacatttacagcagatactcttatcctgagcaatttacatatatttattctCTCTTGGAGCTGAACCTTGGTATTGCTAGCTCCTTGCTCTAAGATATTAAGTTGAACCCGTGGCTGGTTTGACAGCTTGGTGtgtaaatgtacaaatgtacacacatagTAAACAAAGTGAGGGCTGATGAATGTAGACGTCACATGCAGCACAGGAAAAATgtttagtatttaaaaaaaaaaagatgtcactGAAGCTTTAGAAAATCATAAATTGTAATATGTACATTACCAATGATGCCATAATTGTAGACGTCCTTCCTTCAAATGTAAGTTTAGCTCCGTTTGCAATCTGAGGGATTTCACAAGTATTACTCCATTACACCTCACAGCGAACTGGTTCTAAATGGTTCTTACAGATATCGCTTAGCTAATTAGTCGGCACGATATTTGCTAAATTAGTAGCAACTAAGCAACGATAACGTCACGCGAGTTGACGTTTTATCATTACCAGACTATCAAAACTTACCTTTTATTTCTTCTGTAGGGACTTTTAAATAGCAGCTCCTCCCGGACTAAAAacccccaaatacacacacacaccacgcagaCTGTTTAAAATGAACCTGAACATAAAGTTTAGCTCAGCTGAACTCACCCGCCGTCCCTTGATTAGTAACTGCACATGTAAGATGACgctcgctagctagcttagctgcGAAATGCTTTAGCTATGTTGTCAGCAAGCTAACCTGTTTATGTAATAAAAGTGTTCATTTACTCAAAAACCAAAAACGATATTTGTTTTCGAGAATCCATAagttaaactaaaaataaaatcaacaaccacgaaaaaatcttaaaatatgcACAGAACTGACTACAACATAAACGTCTCGTACGACACAATCCCCGTCCTTCTCGCCGTTGTTTTGGTGGTTTGAGTACGTGCACTGCCACACAGTGGACTGGAGCCTCAGCGGCTTCGCGTTTGTGTGATTTTGCCGATAGATTTTTTAATCTTAATGGTTTAGCTATAAACCCATGAAACCGGAATTAATCTGCGTGTATTGATAATGGTGTTTTTTCAttactaaaacaaacataaaatatagcaaaacaaaaagcaaccaaacaaaaaacccaaatctATGACAATCTATGTTAAATTATGCTTGTTATCACGTCTATTAGGTAGCAGTCAACCTTTTCGTGAATCTTCGTGAGTTTCATGAAAACAGCGTGCTTTGCCGTTACTGCTGACCTCAACATGCATTCGAAGCCTTAGAGCTGTATCGCCATCATCTTGAGCTGTGTCTCCATCTTATGGTCATATAATATAACAAGCACTTCTCGCAAATGCCTTTAAAAAGGTTGCTTACAACAAATCAACATGGTATTACTGCTGCTTTTACTgcaaaatgatgatgatgatgatgatgatgatgatgatgatgatgatggcttAATGACACttctaaaataaaaagtcacctatatatcatttttaacaaatcagttttatttgaatGAGACAGCATACATTTAGAATAAAGTAAGTAAATTGcgaaaaacataaaacagagcCAGTAATTCCAAAGCCATTAACTGAATATTCCATCTGCAGGATCAAACAGTAAGATATttgagtttattattttttttgatttgttcttttttaaagagttttttttatcttttatgtATTAAGActagacattttatttgtatgttgcactaatgtattttattaaaaggCTTTGCTTAATATAATACTTAAAGAAATATGCCCAAAATATTATTACTAATCATGAGACCTTTACTTTACTTTAACTAGTGTGACCAAGAACCCATAAATGAGGGAGATGACAAAGAGTGCAATGAACGTACAGGCTGTCTTCCAGGTTTCTTCAGAAATATCCAGATTGACAGCTTGAAACAGGTTGTCATCAAAATATATACTTTCTTGAAAAAATTCTGAAACATTAAAGAACATTTGAGGAAATGTTGTACCTATAGAAAATCTATAGGTCAATGCCCTTTCCAAACCTCTTATGCATACAATTAAGAAAGTAGAAAGTACCTGTTATCGGGTGAGACAAATGGCTTTAACTTTTCATTATGTAATTAGGTACAGCTATATTAGTCTTTAGTCATATATTCCTATCAGTCGCGAAGTTTTCCATATTCAATGGAAATCATTTGATGATGAATTTCTTTTAGAGTTTGCAATTACTTCAATACTGtttcattcaatattttttatattcttgttccaaaactgattaaaaaaaaacatgctttataaataaatagtcaGGGTGAAATAGGTTAGCGCTTTTAATGGAAGTCCAGTACTACTTTGAAAAGATGCTTAGGGGCTAGACAATCACCTTCTTTAGAGATCCTGTGAATAACAGTGCCAGTTATGTGGTCAACCTGGCAAGTGTATGTAGTTTCTGCCTTCCAATCAGTAGCACGAAGTTGCAGACGGCTCTGAACCATGAATTTCCCTGTGGCGTCCTTGGCAGGAAGAGGCCTGTTGTGCTGCACGACCTCACTACCTTTGAGCCAGGTGATGTTAATGGCAGATGGGCTGTATTTGGACACCAGACACACCAACTCATCAGAGTGCCGCAGGAGGTCCACAGTGGGTGCAGATTTGACCACTGAGGCTAGGTGGGAGACAGGGACAGAGGAGTAGTAGATAAAACAAAGAATTAATTAATGCCAAGTCAGTTACATTAGACACACATTGCCTGTATTGTAGCGCATACTTGTTCGGAAACAAAACTTCATTTAGAAGGCTAATAAATGAAGCAATTGCTGGGATGAAACATTTCACCTACCATATATGTTGTCCAGCCTGCTGACTATTGGTGTTTCTGATGACTGGTGGCTGACTATGCAAGAGTAAGTGTCATTCTCGTGTCCTGATTCTGGTAATGTCAGTGTGCTGTGCATGGTGAAATCTGGGCCCACAGAGTGTGCACCTGCTGGACTGTTGGAAAACTGAGATTTTTCCAGCTTCATTCCATTCAGGTCCCAGTAGACAGAGATCTCAGCTGGGTAGAATCTAGAGATCAAGCACAGCAGGGTCTTCTCATGGGGTCCTGACAAATCT
It encodes the following:
- the gtf2f1 gene encoding general transcription factor IIF subunit 1, with protein sequence MASLGTSSSSSTEYIVRVPKNTCKRYNIMAFNAGDKVNCSTWSQARMERDLSNRRMYGEEETPEGAAGSEFGKKQREEARRKKFGIITREFKVEDQPWILKVNGKAGRRFKGQKKGGVTENASYYIFTQCADGAFEAFPVHGWYNFTPLAKHRTLTAEEAEEEWGRRNKVVNHFSIMLQRRLREQEHGEDEEEEGEKGGKKKKKKKGGGRGGDLRIHDLDDDLEMSSDESESSAGEDGEGKSKSKKESSTKGKGKKKKKRKGSEQEGVEDSDDGDFEGLEVDYMSDESSSEEEEPEKAKPNKGDDVPKGIDEASESEEESEEENKNEEDGKEEEEDDDGKKTPVQMEKKKKKDSSGESESSDDSDIEGETASALFMAKKRTPPKRGGRGSGGSSRAGSRPGTPSIDNAATSNTLRAAASKLEQGKRQAAASSSEAPAAKRLKMEPSSQSPSGKSTPQPASGKSTPSSSDVQLTEEAVKRYLIRKPMTTKDLLKKFQTKRTGLSSEQTVNVLAQILKKLNPERKNINDKMHFYLTE